The following proteins are encoded in a genomic region of Spirosoma sp. SC4-14:
- a CDS encoding heme-copper oxidase subunit III, which produces MSNFITRRREPFRFMVWLGIASSVMLFTILLVTYIIRRTGPGWVDVKLPNVFLISTVVIVLSSFTLHNANLAFRHERFSSYRINMASTLVLGTLFILLQGWGWRQMILAGVGLKSNPAGSFVYIISGIHLLHILIGLIFLVIALIEALRRRMYVDSFVYSVNPPNQLKIKLITLYWHFVDILWVGLFLFLLAHHRLDLQLPI; this is translated from the coding sequence ATGAGTAACTTCATTACGAGACGGCGCGAACCGTTTCGCTTTATGGTTTGGTTGGGTATTGCCAGTAGCGTAATGTTATTTACGATATTGTTGGTAACCTATATCATTCGCCGTACGGGCCCCGGTTGGGTTGATGTAAAGCTACCGAATGTGTTTCTGATCAGCACCGTTGTTATTGTGTTAAGCAGCTTCACACTTCATAATGCTAATCTGGCATTTCGGCATGAGCGTTTTAGTAGCTACCGCATCAACATGGCCTCTACTCTGGTGCTCGGCACATTGTTTATTCTGCTACAGGGTTGGGGGTGGCGGCAGATGATTCTGGCAGGTGTTGGCCTCAAAAGCAATCCCGCGGGGAGCTTTGTTTACATTATTTCGGGTATTCACCTGCTTCATATTTTAATTGGATTAATTTTCCTGGTAATCGCCCTGATCGAAGCCTTACGGAGACGCATGTATGTCGACTCGTTCGTGTATAGTGTAAATCCACCAAACCAGCTTAAAATCAAACTTATTACACTTTATTGGCATTTTGTCGATATTTTGTGGGTAGGCTTATTTCTCTTTCTGCTGGCACATCACAGACTTGATTTGCAGTTGCCAATCTAA
- a CDS encoding M1 family metallopeptidase, which yields MRKIALGAGLWALSLISYAQNAPSSTSTPGSKYDPLELFHPLFNMQPGNDYRAGSGAPGPRYWQNRSDYQINVTLDDQQNTITGEVTITYKNNSPEALSYLWLQLDQNAFSDTSRAAKTTPVSGGRFGNMGFAGGLTISSVTVEQGHNKFAGAPYVITDTRMQIRLAEPVKPNGEVVKVKVAYSFKIPEYGSDRMGQLKRKDGIIYEIAQWYPRMCVFDDIEGWNVLPYLGAGEFYLDYGDIDYNVTVPWDHIVVGSGELLNPNDVLTADQIKRLAQARQSDQTVMIRTKDEVTNPNSRPKKSGTLTWKFRCVNTRDVAWASSKAFVWDAAKMDLPSGKSALAQSVYPAESAGNDAWGRSTEYVKGAIEFYSKYLYEYSYPVATNVAGIVGGMEYPGIIFCDHKGRKDGLWGVTDHEFGHNWFPMIVGNNERKFPWMDEGFNTFINTLSTANFNKGEYDRERGTMHDIAPALFYPTEPIMTIPDVQQARVLGILAYYKPGMGLKLLREVVLGPERFDFAFKNYVSRWAFKHPTPYDFFRSIEDGAGEDLGWFWRGYFYETWKLDQAVKEVKYVDGSAEKGSLITIENLDKFAMPATIEVTESNGKKGRVNLPVEVWQRGGTWTFKYNSTSPLKTVVLDPDEKLPDINEKNNVWRAEAQ from the coding sequence ATGAGAAAAATTGCTCTAGGGGCGGGGCTTTGGGCGTTAAGTTTGATTTCGTACGCTCAGAATGCTCCGTCGTCGACGTCTACGCCCGGATCGAAATACGACCCTCTTGAATTATTTCATCCGTTGTTCAATATGCAACCCGGCAACGATTATCGGGCCGGGAGTGGTGCTCCTGGCCCTCGTTACTGGCAAAACCGGTCCGATTACCAGATAAACGTTACGCTGGACGATCAGCAGAACACCATTACGGGTGAAGTTACCATCACTTACAAAAACAACTCACCCGAAGCGCTGTCTTATCTGTGGCTGCAACTCGATCAGAACGCCTTTAGTGATACATCGCGGGCCGCCAAAACAACACCTGTTTCGGGAGGTCGTTTTGGAAATATGGGATTTGCCGGAGGACTTACCATTTCGAGCGTGACCGTTGAGCAGGGGCATAACAAGTTTGCAGGTGCGCCTTATGTGATTACGGATACCCGTATGCAGATCCGCCTGGCCGAACCCGTAAAGCCTAACGGTGAGGTGGTGAAAGTGAAAGTAGCCTACTCGTTCAAGATTCCCGAATACGGTTCTGACCGTATGGGACAACTGAAACGTAAAGATGGAATCATCTACGAAATTGCACAGTGGTATCCTCGCATGTGCGTTTTCGATGACATTGAAGGCTGGAACGTATTGCCGTATCTGGGGGCGGGTGAGTTCTACCTCGATTATGGCGACATCGACTACAACGTTACCGTACCCTGGGATCATATTGTGGTGGGGTCGGGAGAACTTCTGAACCCAAACGATGTACTGACGGCCGATCAGATCAAGCGATTAGCGCAGGCCCGCCAGAGCGATCAAACCGTAATGATTCGGACTAAAGACGAAGTAACAAATCCAAACAGCCGCCCGAAAAAATCGGGCACACTGACCTGGAAGTTTCGTTGTGTAAATACACGTGATGTAGCCTGGGCATCGTCGAAAGCGTTTGTTTGGGATGCGGCTAAAATGGATCTGCCTAGTGGCAAATCTGCTCTGGCACAGTCGGTCTATCCGGCCGAAAGTGCAGGAAATGATGCCTGGGGGCGTTCAACTGAGTATGTGAAGGGTGCTATTGAATTTTACTCCAAATACCTCTACGAGTACAGTTATCCGGTTGCTACCAATGTGGCCGGCATTGTGGGCGGAATGGAGTACCCTGGAATTATCTTCTGCGATCATAAAGGCCGTAAGGATGGATTGTGGGGCGTAACCGACCACGAGTTTGGTCATAACTGGTTCCCGATGATTGTGGGCAATAATGAGCGGAAATTTCCCTGGATGGATGAGGGGTTCAATACCTTCATTAATACGCTCTCGACGGCCAATTTCAACAAGGGTGAGTATGATCGGGAGCGGGGCACCATGCACGACATTGCTCCTGCACTGTTCTACCCAACTGAGCCTATCATGACCATTCCTGATGTGCAGCAGGCACGAGTACTGGGAATTCTGGCTTACTATAAGCCCGGAATGGGGTTGAAACTGCTTCGTGAGGTAGTGTTAGGCCCTGAACGATTCGACTTCGCTTTCAAAAACTACGTTAGCCGATGGGCATTCAAACACCCTACTCCTTATGATTTTTTCAGGAGCATTGAAGATGGAGCCGGTGAGGATTTAGGCTGGTTCTGGCGTGGTTACTTCTATGAAACCTGGAAACTTGATCAGGCTGTGAAAGAAGTAAAATACGTAGATGGATCGGCCGAAAAGGGTTCGCTGATTACCATTGAAAACCTCGACAAGTTTGCGATGCCTGCCACAATTGAAGTAACAGAAAGCAATGGTAAAAAAGGTCGGGTGAATCTGCCTGTTGAGGTTTGGCAGCGGGGCGGTACATGGACATTCAAATACAACTCAACATCGCCCTTGAAAACGGTTGTGCTGGACCCGGATGAGAAACTGCCGGATATCAACGAAAAGAACAACGTGTGGCGAGCCGAAGCTCAGTAA
- a CDS encoding ATP-binding cassette domain-containing protein, with product MSSTTDLISLHNFSVRRGGKTILTNLNLTIHAGECWAIVGPVGSGKTTLLQALAGQLPTLPGTLTRSLSASFVSFKEDSRQFSYSGHFYQQRYHATMSDSNDKVPVITVREYLRYAGSPEETALIQRLGLEPLLDYAFLKLSNGQTRKARIGRALLQHPQVLLLDNPFVGLDATFRADLTTWLADLVEHGLTLVIAIEPESLPSFITHVLVLEQGKMTWAGPREEFIRPENSSAFPAVPVLETLPKPADFSEAFQLTNVSVRYNERVILDSINWTVHTNERWALMGRNGAGKSVLLSLLYGDHPQAYANDVRVFGKRRGKGESIWDVKRRIGFVSPELHLYFPQHLTVAQVAFTGLTDTITVPARIPASTEADLRQLLDYFGLSELIDRPFGTLSVGEQRLALLIRALLKNSPVLILDEPFQAMDARSMQLARTLLDSLKDKTILFVTHDRSELPDRIEKIFELV from the coding sequence ATGTCCAGTACAACCGACTTGATTTCTCTGCATAACTTTTCTGTTCGGCGGGGTGGGAAGACCATTCTGACCAATTTAAATTTAACCATTCATGCTGGCGAATGTTGGGCTATAGTTGGGCCAGTAGGAAGTGGTAAAACAACCTTGTTACAGGCTCTGGCCGGACAGTTGCCGACGTTGCCCGGTACGCTTACCCGGTCGCTATCGGCTTCGTTTGTTTCCTTTAAAGAAGACTCCCGACAGTTTTCATACAGTGGCCATTTTTATCAGCAGCGCTATCATGCCACCATGAGCGATTCGAACGATAAAGTGCCTGTCATTACCGTTCGTGAGTATCTGCGTTATGCTGGGTCGCCCGAAGAAACGGCCCTGATTCAACGACTCGGCCTTGAACCTCTGCTCGATTACGCGTTCCTGAAACTATCCAATGGGCAAACCCGCAAAGCCCGTATTGGTCGGGCTTTGTTACAACATCCGCAAGTGCTTCTACTGGATAATCCATTTGTAGGTTTAGATGCTACCTTTCGCGCTGATCTGACAACCTGGCTTGCCGATCTTGTAGAACATGGCTTAACGCTTGTTATTGCTATTGAGCCCGAGAGTTTACCCAGTTTTATCACCCATGTTCTGGTTTTAGAGCAAGGGAAAATGACTTGGGCTGGCCCACGGGAGGAATTTATTCGGCCGGAAAATTCAAGTGCTTTTCCGGCCGTTCCGGTTTTGGAAACGCTTCCAAAGCCAGCCGATTTTTCGGAGGCTTTTCAACTCACAAATGTTAGCGTTCGTTATAATGAGCGTGTTATTCTGGATTCGATAAACTGGACTGTTCATACAAATGAACGATGGGCACTGATGGGCCGAAATGGAGCCGGAAAATCGGTGTTGCTAAGTTTATTATATGGCGACCACCCGCAGGCTTATGCAAACGACGTTCGGGTTTTTGGCAAACGACGCGGCAAAGGCGAAAGCATCTGGGATGTGAAACGTCGGATTGGGTTTGTCTCCCCTGAATTACACCTCTATTTCCCGCAGCACCTGACCGTAGCGCAGGTTGCTTTTACGGGACTAACCGATACAATCACGGTGCCAGCCCGGATTCCGGCCAGTACGGAAGCTGATTTGCGTCAGTTATTAGACTATTTTGGCCTTAGTGAGCTGATTGACCGGCCATTCGGGACATTATCGGTAGGAGAACAACGGCTGGCTTTATTGATCAGGGCATTGCTGAAGAATTCTCCTGTATTAATCCTGGATGAGCCTTTTCAGGCAATGGATGCCCGGAGCATGCAGTTAGCCAGAACGTTGCTGGATTCGTTAAAGGATAAAACAATTCTTTTTGTTACACATGACCGAAGCGAGTTGCCCGACCGCATTGAGAAGATTTTTGAGCTCGTTTAG
- the ispE gene encoding 4-(cytidine 5'-diphospho)-2-C-methyl-D-erythritol kinase — translation MLAFPNAKINLGLFITEKRPDGFHNLQSCFYPVSWTDMLEVVPATDFIFSSSGLLIPGETHTNLCVRAYELLKTDFDLPPVHIHLHKIVPIGAGLGGGSADAAFTLRLLDAYFTLGLPTHKLEGYARRLGSDCAFFVQNRPMYCLEKGDVFEEIDLDLRGYYIVLVYPNLAISTAEAYAKVRPQLPQLPLRVHLQQSLDEWRHTVHNDFEDSLFPNYPLLGQLKQQLYDLGAVYASMSGSGSTIYGIFNAPPVLLNQFDQYSVWQGELGHRFSFPA, via the coding sequence ATGCTTGCTTTTCCTAACGCAAAAATTAATCTGGGCCTTTTCATTACCGAGAAGCGGCCCGATGGCTTTCATAATCTGCAATCGTGTTTTTATCCGGTCTCATGGACCGATATGCTGGAAGTTGTTCCGGCAACTGATTTCATTTTTAGTAGCAGTGGGTTATTGATTCCTGGCGAGACCCATACGAATCTGTGTGTACGGGCTTATGAGTTGCTAAAGACCGATTTCGATTTGCCGCCGGTTCATATTCATCTGCATAAAATTGTTCCGATTGGGGCAGGCTTGGGCGGAGGCTCGGCCGATGCTGCCTTTACGCTAAGGTTACTGGATGCCTATTTTACGCTGGGGTTACCTACCCACAAGCTGGAAGGATATGCCCGGCGATTAGGTAGCGACTGTGCTTTTTTCGTTCAGAACCGGCCAATGTATTGCCTCGAAAAAGGCGATGTATTTGAGGAAATAGACCTTGATCTGCGCGGGTACTACATCGTTCTGGTTTATCCGAACCTGGCTATATCTACTGCCGAAGCCTACGCAAAAGTGCGACCCCAACTGCCTCAACTACCGTTGCGGGTACATCTGCAACAGTCACTTGACGAATGGCGCCATACCGTGCATAACGATTTTGAAGATAGCCTGTTTCCGAACTACCCCCTGTTAGGGCAACTTAAGCAACAATTATATGATCTGGGGGCGGTGTATGCCAGTATGAGTGGTTCAGGATCAACGATCTACGGAATTTTTAATGCTCCGCCGGTGCTCTTAAACCAATTTGATCAATACAGCGTTTGGCAGGGAGAGCTTGGGCACCGTTTTTCGTTTCCGGCCTAA
- a CDS encoding carboxypeptidase regulatory-like domain-containing protein, whose amino-acid sequence MKTHWLKLILGVLLWTNCSTIVCAQADSLLRQADRLLNYKAYGRAIDAYLQILDEQGDQLTAIQKAAVQRQLAQAYRSVGDGVKAERYYREALVNNPDEDPQQALLFAQTLAGNGKFQEAQKQYERYLQVRDKAVASTPIAVPDDNTPALGNRKETIRYRLEYLSLNSKGEEFSPAFYKEGLVYVAGKKGGSAIEATGNGGGAGYLDLFYVPNRNNLKVSSIINADGSISKPANEHIKTERRLGSDEYTRPTANDSRTVPGFYEGIAITEGLGYEAKPAGATQRFSKALNTKYHEGPATFSHDGNRIFFTRNNYNEGKSKKSAEGINKLKIYTARQDNGTWGDVEELPFNSDEYSVGHPSLSRDEQLLYFVSDMPGGLGGTDIYVSRYLNGQWGRPVNLGPTVNTKGNELFPFIDDANNLYFSSDGRGGLGGLDIFYAPLSNGLTARSIEHLDAPINSREDDFGLITDASRRAGYFSSNRQDGSDDIYRFIRESSLYGCRDLTIRLYDSSTDMPLDSVDIVVKSKAEGRPDQTITTDQNGLVRICLEANNAFTFQASRDGYINSTVGFTTRALTDDQPSRLEISMMKPTVIMDTIPERPAPATALTRSRIRGIVKSERDGKPIEGVTVRLRNECNRSQREYVTGPDGRYSFDLDPGCDYTLVASKPEFGTNTNRIKRLPKKEKPKELSADLRMLSVGDVITIDNIYYDLDRYSLRPDASRELDRLVATMRKYPSLVIEIRSHTDSRGDATHNKILSTERAKAVANYLNSKGISRKRMVAIGMGETQLVNNCTDGVICTEAEHQRNRRTEFKVIAIK is encoded by the coding sequence ATGAAGACACATTGGTTAAAGCTGATTTTGGGCGTATTGCTGTGGACGAACTGTTCGACAATAGTTTGTGCTCAGGCCGATTCGCTATTGCGGCAGGCCGATCGCCTGCTGAATTATAAGGCGTATGGCCGGGCAATTGATGCTTACTTACAAATTCTGGACGAGCAGGGCGATCAGCTTACGGCCATACAGAAGGCAGCGGTACAACGGCAACTCGCGCAGGCCTATCGTTCGGTGGGCGATGGGGTAAAAGCAGAACGCTATTATCGGGAGGCATTGGTAAACAACCCCGACGAAGACCCCCAACAGGCCTTGCTGTTTGCACAGACACTGGCTGGAAATGGCAAGTTTCAGGAAGCTCAGAAACAGTATGAGCGGTATCTTCAAGTACGCGACAAGGCTGTAGCGAGCACACCCATAGCTGTTCCCGACGATAATACTCCGGCATTAGGGAACCGGAAAGAAACCATCCGCTACCGGCTCGAATACCTGTCTTTGAACTCCAAAGGCGAAGAGTTTAGTCCCGCTTTTTATAAAGAAGGACTTGTGTATGTAGCCGGTAAAAAAGGTGGATCGGCTATTGAGGCAACAGGCAATGGCGGAGGGGCAGGTTATCTCGACTTATTTTATGTGCCTAATCGGAACAACCTGAAGGTGAGCAGCATTATCAATGCCGATGGTAGCATCAGCAAACCAGCAAACGAACACATCAAAACAGAAAGACGCTTAGGCAGCGATGAATATACACGCCCAACGGCTAATGATTCCCGAACGGTTCCGGGTTTTTATGAGGGCATAGCTATTACCGAAGGCTTAGGCTATGAGGCTAAACCTGCCGGTGCAACCCAGCGATTTAGCAAAGCGCTTAATACAAAATACCACGAAGGGCCCGCCACGTTTTCGCACGATGGCAACCGGATTTTCTTCACACGAAATAATTATAATGAAGGCAAATCCAAGAAAAGCGCAGAGGGTATTAACAAACTCAAGATCTATACAGCACGGCAGGATAATGGCACATGGGGCGATGTTGAAGAATTACCTTTCAATAGTGATGAATACTCCGTTGGGCATCCATCCTTAAGTCGCGACGAGCAGTTGCTCTATTTTGTATCCGATATGCCCGGAGGGCTCGGCGGGACCGATATTTATGTTAGTCGTTATCTGAATGGTCAATGGGGCCGTCCGGTAAACCTGGGGCCTACCGTCAACACAAAGGGAAATGAACTGTTCCCCTTTATCGACGATGCCAACAATCTCTATTTTTCGTCCGATGGGCGGGGTGGTTTGGGAGGACTGGATATTTTCTACGCACCACTCTCGAATGGGCTGACAGCTCGTTCTATTGAGCACCTGGATGCACCAATCAACTCTAGGGAAGATGACTTCGGGCTGATTACGGACGCCAGCCGACGTGCAGGCTATTTTAGTAGTAACCGGCAGGATGGCAGCGACGATATTTATCGATTTATTCGTGAAAGTTCCCTGTATGGATGCCGTGATCTAACGATTCGTCTGTACGATTCCAGTACAGATATGCCCTTGGACAGTGTCGATATAGTGGTTAAGTCAAAAGCAGAAGGTCGCCCCGATCAGACCATCACAACCGATCAGAATGGCCTGGTCAGGATATGTCTGGAAGCCAACAACGCCTTCACATTTCAGGCCAGCCGCGATGGCTATATCAACAGCACCGTTGGTTTTACGACCCGCGCACTAACCGACGACCAGCCTTCCCGGCTCGAAATATCGATGATGAAGCCCACAGTCATTATGGATACAATTCCAGAAAGACCGGCTCCTGCCACAGCGCTGACCCGCTCGCGCATTCGTGGAATTGTTAAAAGCGAACGGGATGGGAAGCCAATCGAAGGCGTTACGGTTAGGCTTCGGAACGAATGCAACCGGTCGCAACGGGAGTACGTAACCGGCCCCGATGGTCGCTATAGTTTCGATCTCGATCCAGGGTGCGACTATACGTTGGTGGCCTCAAAACCTGAATTTGGTACGAACACAAACCGAATTAAGCGACTTCCCAAAAAAGAAAAGCCGAAAGAGTTATCGGCCGATCTGCGAATGCTGAGCGTTGGCGACGTGATTACGATCGATAATATTTACTATGATCTGGATCGTTATAGCCTGCGTCCTGATGCATCCCGGGAACTGGACCGGCTGGTAGCCACAATGCGGAAATATCCATCATTAGTCATAGAAATCCGATCGCATACCGATAGCCGGGGCGATGCCACCCATAACAAAATACTATCGACAGAACGGGCGAAAGCGGTGGCCAATTATCTGAATTCGAAAGGGATAAGTCGCAAGCGAATGGTGGCTATTGGCATGGGCGAAACGCAATTGGTGAATAATTGTACTGATGGAGTTATCTGTACCGAAGCCGAACATCAGCGCAATCGCCGAACCGAATTTAAAGTAATTGCTATAAAATAA
- a CDS encoding gliding motility-associated C-terminal domain-containing protein, with product MNAIASATISADTCQHPEPPVIAGTAKEICRNDVVTLTATGCVGTVVWSNGATGNSIDVRPQQTTKYTAICRARQGCISCFADVWKITVHTPDSPAITASSALICAGDAVQLTATNCSGTVRWPDQTTGLVWTGNLTQTSVFTATCQQNQCVSNPSTGALVQVASPAIPVLVADKTEICVGQSVRLTASNCIGTVRWSDGNEGIVHSVSPNQTMSYRAVCQIGSCRSDSSASIPIIVRASDQKLLATTSLINKCPFQTADLSTAIQGNSHGLYYSFRTGASFDSPIVQSPGAVKAGVYYIFGRSSTGCYTEPVSVTVRIGPCQNAITPCISDPATVAIRLDTLNWTKGVVYLRGKLGGSAESASWSSSGGGLFTDDGLNTRYLLSETDRQRGSTTFTLTVSDPDASGPCVGTSTQLTIGAPALTQEVVGLSKKVSKPVWLIEGTTKLVELTYLLTVVNLGKHALTKLQISDNLDAVFTATGARLYAVSARADNGLTINEAYTGQGADTTLLAVNNQLPAGAEAHVWLTVRMDVSQATTLTFANRAAVNALDTNGRICRDISTNGISTDPDQNGDPTDNNEPTSITLHSLQPEEEATTVFIPEGFSPNGDGINDYFVVQRLPAGVTIQLEIYNRWGSVVYRNNNYKNDWDGTANQGIKTTTAMQGLPDGTYYYQIKLSDGREFVRFLTLAR from the coding sequence ATGAATGCTATTGCCAGCGCAACCATTTCTGCCGATACGTGTCAGCATCCTGAACCGCCAGTTATTGCAGGAACGGCCAAAGAAATTTGCCGTAATGACGTTGTTACCTTAACCGCAACCGGTTGTGTTGGCACGGTAGTATGGTCCAATGGTGCTACCGGAAACAGTATTGATGTTCGGCCGCAGCAAACCACAAAATATACGGCCATTTGCCGGGCCCGGCAAGGCTGCATCAGTTGTTTTGCCGATGTCTGGAAAATAACGGTCCATACGCCCGATTCACCTGCTATCACGGCTTCATCGGCACTTATTTGCGCAGGCGATGCTGTTCAGCTAACGGCAACAAATTGCAGTGGCACAGTACGATGGCCCGATCAGACAACTGGGCTAGTCTGGACCGGAAACCTTACCCAAACGTCGGTATTTACGGCTACCTGCCAACAAAACCAGTGTGTCAGTAACCCATCGACAGGGGCTCTGGTTCAGGTAGCCTCACCAGCAATACCCGTTTTGGTTGCCGATAAAACAGAAATTTGTGTGGGGCAGTCGGTTCGATTAACGGCTTCCAACTGTATTGGAACAGTTCGCTGGTCGGATGGAAACGAAGGCATAGTCCATTCGGTGAGTCCGAATCAAACAATGAGTTATCGGGCAGTTTGCCAGATCGGTTCCTGTCGGAGCGATAGTTCGGCAAGCATTCCGATTATTGTTCGGGCGTCTGACCAAAAGCTGCTGGCTACAACCAGCCTTATCAACAAATGTCCCTTTCAAACGGCCGACTTATCCACGGCAATTCAGGGAAATAGTCATGGATTGTATTATTCATTTAGAACCGGAGCCTCTTTCGATTCGCCAATTGTTCAGTCGCCGGGGGCCGTCAAAGCAGGAGTCTATTATATTTTTGGACGTAGCAGCACTGGCTGTTACACGGAGCCAGTATCCGTTACGGTGCGTATTGGCCCATGCCAGAATGCGATAACTCCGTGCATAAGCGATCCGGCTACGGTTGCTATTCGGTTAGATACGCTAAACTGGACAAAAGGCGTTGTGTATTTACGGGGAAAACTGGGCGGTTCGGCAGAATCGGCCAGTTGGTCGAGTAGCGGAGGAGGGTTGTTTACTGATGATGGACTTAATACGCGCTACCTGTTATCGGAAACGGATCGTCAGCGTGGGTCCACTACATTTACGCTAACCGTTTCGGACCCCGATGCCAGTGGGCCTTGTGTGGGTACATCAACACAATTGACAATAGGGGCACCAGCCCTTACGCAGGAAGTGGTAGGATTGAGTAAGAAAGTGAGTAAACCTGTGTGGTTAATAGAAGGAACAACAAAACTGGTAGAGCTAACATACCTGCTAACGGTTGTAAACCTTGGCAAACATGCGCTTACCAAACTCCAGATCTCTGATAATCTGGATGCTGTTTTTACGGCTACAGGAGCCAGATTATACGCCGTTTCGGCAAGAGCCGATAACGGACTGACTATTAATGAAGCCTATACGGGACAGGGTGCCGATACAACATTGCTTGCCGTAAATAACCAGTTACCTGCTGGCGCAGAAGCGCACGTCTGGCTTACAGTTCGCATGGATGTAAGTCAGGCCACAACGCTGACATTTGCCAATAGAGCAGCCGTAAACGCACTGGACACGAATGGGCGCATTTGCCGGGATATATCCACCAATGGAATCAGCACTGATCCTGACCAGAACGGCGATCCTACGGATAACAATGAGCCAACGAGCATAACCCTACATTCCTTACAGCCTGAAGAGGAAGCCACTACCGTGTTTATTCCGGAAGGATTCTCGCCAAACGGCGATGGTATTAACGATTATTTTGTTGTACAACGGCTACCAGCTGGTGTAACCATTCAATTGGAAATATATAACCGTTGGGGGAGCGTTGTTTACCGAAATAACAACTACAAAAACGATTGGGATGGGACTGCCAATCAGGGAATTAAAACCACTACAGCTATGCAAGGTTTACCTGATGGTACCTACTATTATCAGATTAAGCTAAGTGATGGCCGCGAATTCGTCCGGTTTCTGACACTGGCGCGGTAA